The Lactuca sativa cultivar Salinas chromosome 2, Lsat_Salinas_v11, whole genome shotgun sequence genome includes a window with the following:
- the LOC111908250 gene encoding ribulose bisphosphate carboxylase small subunit, chloroplastic-like: MASISSSAVATVNRSTPAQASLAAPFTGLKSNVAFPVTKKANNDFSSLPSNGGRVQCMKVWPPIGLKKYETLSYLPPLSDEALSKEIDYLIRNKWVPCLEFELEHGFVYREHHHSPGYYDGRYWTMWKLPMFGCTDSAQVMKEVGECKKEYPNAFIRVIGFDNVRQVQCISFIVSKPPGVL, translated from the exons ATGGCGTCCATCTCCTCCTCCGCTGTTGCCACCGTCAACCGGTCCACCCCTGCCCAAGCTAGCTTGGCGGCTCCATTCACCGGTCTCAAGTCTAACGTCGCTTTCCCAGTTACCAAGAAGGCTAACAATGACTTTTCATCCCTCCCCAGCAACGGTGGAAGAGTGCAATGCATGAAG GTGTGGCCACCAATTGGGTTGAAGAAGTACGAGACCCTTTCATACCTACCACCATTGTCCGACGAGGCATTGTCTAAGGAAATCGACTACCTTATCCGCAACAAGTGGGTTCCTTGCTTGGAATTCGAGTTGGAG CATGGTTTCGTTTACCGTGAGCACCACCATTCCCCCGGATACTATGATGGACGCTACTGGACAATGTGGAAGTTGCCTATGTTCGGGTGCACTGACTCAGCTCAGGTCATGAAGGAGGTTGGAGAGTGCAAGAAAGAGTACCCCAACGCCTTCATCCGTGTTATCGGATTCGACAACGTTCGTCAAGTGCAGTGTATCAGTTTCATTGTCTCCAAGCCCCCAGGCGTTCTCTAA